In Candidatus Saccharimonadales bacterium, one genomic interval encodes:
- a CDS encoding LCP family protein yields the protein MTQQRNSMDGFVPRRSNTPKVDEPMAQAANRFNQTRPVINNPETSSRRRVGVVTPIAKRDLDESLKGIDEPEQGKKGKKRRGDKKPKSKLRRIIKWVLIVLAVAIIGIAGYFVYKSMNAGSQIFKGSILDIIQNKPLKQDENGRSNILVLGTSQDDPGHEAGYLTDSIMIISVDQKNKNAYMVSIPRDMEVQYGQGCMSGYSGKINAYYNCVGGGTDNIDSERAALAKEQAFIGGITGLDIQYGVNVNYTVMRELVNAVGGITVTIESRDPRGQMDSNFDWKCGVGDRKVSRAEVLRRCPPSGHFIDYPNGPVTLDAEHALYLAQARGDRAPTYGFEQSNFDREKNQQKIVKAIREKALSAGVLTDFGKVSGIIDALGNNLRTTFESSEVRTLVSLAKDIKDSDIQSIVLNDPANPILNGNAQPVAGKFQFGPLKEFLKKKLSSNPVVSEEANVVVLNGSGVAGVAQKEADKLEAQGFTISNVSTAPEATYADVEVYQIGDGMPATKGKLELLFGIKVKTTAPPVTPAAGTNFVVIFGKDRSASE from the coding sequence ATGACACAGCAGCGAAACTCCATGGATGGCTTTGTGCCTCGTCGTTCGAACACTCCCAAGGTGGATGAGCCTATGGCCCAGGCGGCAAATAGGTTTAACCAAACCCGTCCGGTTATTAATAACCCGGAGACTTCATCTAGGCGTCGAGTTGGGGTAGTGACACCAATTGCCAAGCGGGATCTCGACGAGTCGCTTAAAGGTATCGATGAGCCTGAGCAAGGTAAAAAAGGAAAGAAACGTCGGGGTGATAAAAAACCCAAGAGCAAACTTCGTCGCATTATCAAGTGGGTACTTATTGTACTCGCTGTCGCTATCATAGGTATTGCGGGATATTTTGTATACAAAAGTATGAATGCGGGAAGCCAAATATTCAAAGGTAGTATCCTCGATATTATTCAGAACAAGCCGCTCAAGCAGGACGAAAATGGGCGTAGTAACATATTGGTTCTCGGGACATCTCAAGACGACCCGGGACACGAAGCGGGATACCTTACGGATTCAATCATGATCATTAGCGTTGACCAAAAAAATAAGAATGCGTACATGGTCAGTATTCCTCGTGATATGGAAGTACAATATGGTCAAGGCTGTATGTCTGGCTACTCGGGAAAGATAAATGCGTACTATAACTGTGTCGGTGGTGGGACTGACAATATTGATTCTGAGCGGGCGGCTCTTGCTAAAGAACAAGCCTTTATTGGTGGTATCACTGGGCTTGATATCCAGTATGGCGTCAATGTTAACTACACGGTGATGCGTGAATTGGTGAACGCTGTTGGTGGTATTACGGTAACAATTGAAAGTCGTGACCCGAGAGGTCAGATGGATAGTAACTTTGACTGGAAGTGTGGCGTTGGTGATCGTAAGGTAAGTCGCGCCGAAGTGTTGCGTCGCTGTCCCCCAAGTGGTCATTTTATCGATTATCCTAATGGTCCTGTGACGCTTGATGCCGAGCACGCTCTGTATCTGGCTCAGGCGCGTGGAGACAGGGCGCCAACGTATGGCTTTGAGCAATCAAACTTTGACCGTGAGAAAAACCAACAAAAGATCGTTAAGGCGATTCGTGAAAAAGCTCTTAGTGCCGGTGTGTTGACCGACTTTGGCAAAGTGAGCGGTATTATCGATGCTCTTGGAAATAACTTAAGGACGACCTTTGAGTCGAGCGAGGTACGCACGCTGGTTTCACTTGCTAAGGACATAAAAGACAGCGATATACAATCGATAGTTCTTAATGATCCGGCGAATCCGATATTGAACGGAAATGCACAGCCCGTAGCTGGTAAGTTCCAATTTGGTCCACTTAAGGAGTTTCTAAAGAAGAAGCTCAGCTCCAATCCGGTTGTAAGCGAAGAAGCAAACGTTGTCGTATTAAATGGCTCGGGGGTTGCCGGGGTTGCGCAAAAAGAGGCGGATAAACTAGAGGCGCAAGGCTTCACCATTAGTAATGTTTCGACTGCTCCTGAGGCGACCTATGCAGACGTTGAAGTGTATCAGATCGGTGATGGTATGCCTGCTACGAAAGGCAAGCTCGAGTTGCTCTTTGGTATAAAAGTGAAGACGACAGCACCTCCCGTAACACCGGCTGCCGGAACGAATTTCGTCGTGATATTTGGCAAAGATCGTTCGGCGAGCGAATAA